A region from the Drosophila mauritiana strain mau12 chromosome 2L, ASM438214v1, whole genome shotgun sequence genome encodes:
- the LOC117147378 gene encoding uncharacterized protein LOC117147378 yields MRSRTELVTTTFEESDEDDFSPDDSDSEEDWRPTKKRPSKPSGSDGGRKRKSAAATASKAKRRMAKVSDEESDEEDDLETDPSDDDFDFPSASTSKRPQSLPPKKQFVKLSQLDLLVKKSDLMENDWLKNNRLCLWRKDEQTNLLQKYLRVKSAAEEEELLFTSSSVYSSWDDQQTSDFIEVKVNCLDPNNRRIKLHDLEAVKKISVELQSERNKKQTSDKEDTSEAEEDKPNEADS; encoded by the exons ATGCGAAGTCGCACGGAACTGGTGACCACCACTTTCGAGGAGAGCGACGAGGATGACTTCAGTCCGGACGATTCCGACTCCGAGGAGGACTGGCGACCCACCAAGAAACGTCCGTCCAAGCCATCTGGCTCCGATGGCGGCAGGAAGCGGAAATCGGCGGCAGCCACTGCCTCGAAGGCCAAGCGCCGGATGGCCAAGGTGAGCGACGAGGAGTCCGACGAAGAGGATGACCTAGAAACCGATCCCAGCGACGACGACTTTGACTTCCCGTCGGCCAGCACTTCGAAGCGACCACAGAGTCTGCCGCCCAAGAAGCAATTTGTTAAGTTAAGTCAACTGGATTTGCTGGTAAAAAAGTCTGATCTTATGGAAAACGACTGGCTGAAGAACAATCGCTTGTGTCTGTGGCGCAAGGATGAACAGACGAATCTGCTCCAGAAGTATCTGCGGGTCAAGTCGGCtgccgaggaggaggagctgctctTCACCTCCAGTTCTGTA TATTCCAGTTGGGATGATCAGCAGACGAGCGACTTCATAGAGGTCAAAGTCAACTGCTTGGATCCCAATAACAGACGCATTAAACTGCACGATCTGGAGGCGGTTAAGAAAATCTCCGTGGAACTACAATCAGAGCGAAATAAGAAACAGACATCGGACAAAGAAGACACTtcggaggcggaggaggataAGCCAAATGAAGCTGATTCTTAA
- the LOC117147386 gene encoding coiled-coil domain-containing protein 43, which produces MSATDEFQSWLNEQLRKLNTDENVFGSYIVGILEGDETTDEKTEALEGILSETGSANIDELVATILQKWLQSHPSADDPPKKGLDIDVNAQLAKLLEQQKLQPAVNKEREYTEEERRIKQQILAQYSQTVVANEDDEDSEEESEDDSGTLTRNTNKSDVQALAKEKREQARMDSAAKKQKDKEDREKQKQLREEKKEKRKTVKGERRR; this is translated from the exons ATGAGCGCCACTGATGAGTTCCAGAGCTGGCTCAACGAGCAGCTGCGCAAACTGAACACCGACGAGAACGTTTTCGGCTCGTATATCGTTGGAATTTTGGAGGGCGACGAAACCACAGATGAAAAAACCGAGGCTCTCGAGGGAATCCTCAGCGAGACAGGT TCCGCCAACATTGACGAACTGGTGGCCACCATACTCCAAAAGTGGCTACAGAGCCATCCCAGCGCCGATGATCCGCCCAAAAAGGGTCTGGATATCGATGTGAATGCCCAGTTGGCCAAGTTGCTGGAGCAACAGAAGCTGCAACCCGCCGTTAACAAGGAGCGTGAATACACCGAGGAGGAGCGTCGCATCAAGCAGCAGATCCTAGCTCAATACTCCCAG ACTGTCGTTGCCAACGAGGACGACGAGGATTCCGAGGAGGAGAGCGAGGATGACAGTGGGACCCTCACCAGGAACACCAACAAATCGGATGTCCAGGCGCTTGCCAAGGAGAAGCGGGAGCAGGCCCGAATGGATAGTGcggccaaaaagcaaaaggaCAAGGAGGATCgggaaaagcaaaagcaattGCGCGAGGAGAAGAAGGAGAAACGCAAAACCGTCAAAGGCGAACGGCGTCGATAA